A genomic window from Vagococcus sp. CY52-2 includes:
- a CDS encoding YibE/F family protein — protein MSVNLVLLLVLILLFWFFQKKRGLLTLITLGINLAMLFFMILGFNLGFSPIILTVITSILISANNLFNINGFNPSTKSAFLSSTFIILLMVFPIFFTTSLLHLQGIPLEGLMEMDMYSLHIGISFVDLSVSVLLMTVIGAINDIAISITSSMIEIKEQLPDLSLSEWKSSGLTVGKDVLGPTINTLIFAAIGSQFALLIWVFDLNYSLTQLVNSKLIVTEWVAIIFSGISIAITIPITIFLLIKQVKN, from the coding sequence ATGAGTGTTAACTTAGTCTTACTTCTAGTTCTTATCTTGTTATTCTGGTTTTTTCAAAAAAAAAGGGGATTACTTACATTAATCACATTGGGGATTAATTTAGCAATGCTATTTTTCATGATTTTAGGGTTTAACTTAGGCTTTTCTCCAATTATATTAACCGTTATAACCTCTATTTTAATCAGTGCAAATAATCTATTTAATATTAATGGGTTTAACCCTTCAACAAAGTCAGCTTTTTTAAGTAGTACATTCATTATTTTACTCATGGTTTTTCCGATATTTTTTACCACTTCCTTATTGCATCTTCAAGGAATCCCTCTTGAAGGATTAATGGAAATGGATATGTACTCGTTACATATTGGAATATCTTTTGTTGATTTAAGTGTGTCTGTCCTTCTTATGACTGTCATTGGTGCTATTAACGACATTGCTATTTCAATTACCTCATCCATGATTGAAATTAAAGAACAACTTCCTGACCTGTCTCTTTCTGAATGGAAATCTTCTGGTCTAACAGTAGGTAAAGATGTTTTAGGACCAACAATTAATACCCTCATTTTCGCAGCTATAGGTAGTCAGTTTGCATTATTAATTTGGGTATTTGATTTGAATTATAGTCTAACACAACTGGTAAACAGTAAATTAATTGTCACAGAATGGGTTGCAATTATTTTTAGCGGGATTAGTATTGCCATCACGATTCCCATTACGATTTTCTTACTCATAAAACAAGTTAAAAATTGA
- a CDS encoding YibE/F family protein: protein MLQKYLWGFFAAILLTLNIWWIYQTLQYNQYHDPLGKITKIETSNKQDTIDEHQNKDVLTTQKIELIVLSSQYKGKKLTLSNTFSQSKIKDQDYKKGELVFLSIKDSNMSQTTILDTKRDTGLAIMMFCFVLLLILIGRKNGVTSLLGLIINTGLFYCLLIIYEQISSQSLVWLCLLFFPIIVSSTLIISNGWNQKTKIAILATICSTLVTFIVGVGVITLLKHKGLRYEEMELITRPQHVLFISSLLIGTMGATMDISITLSTAMNEIGQRHKQLTPQALYQSGIQVGSDVIGPMINIMFFSYLSGSIPLILIFLRNDMSFNYTFPISLSLEVTRALIGSIGIILTIPITSFIASIFLTRRNEHEC, encoded by the coding sequence TTGTTACAAAAATATCTATGGGGCTTTTTTGCCGCCATCCTTTTAACCTTAAATATTTGGTGGATTTATCAAACATTGCAATATAATCAATACCATGATCCTTTAGGGAAAATTACTAAAATTGAAACAAGCAATAAACAAGACACTATTGATGAACATCAAAATAAAGACGTCCTAACAACTCAAAAGATAGAATTAATTGTATTATCCTCTCAATATAAAGGAAAAAAACTAACTCTTTCAAATACCTTTAGTCAATCAAAAATTAAGGATCAAGATTATAAAAAAGGCGAGTTAGTATTTCTATCTATCAAGGATAGTAACATGTCACAAACTACCATTCTCGATACTAAACGAGATACAGGTTTGGCTATCATGATGTTTTGTTTTGTTCTTTTACTAATACTTATAGGAAGAAAAAATGGGGTTACGTCTCTACTAGGACTTATAATAAATACTGGTCTTTTTTACTGCTTATTAATCATTTATGAACAGATTTCTAGTCAATCTCTTGTGTGGCTTTGCTTACTATTTTTTCCTATCATTGTGTCTAGTACCTTAATTATTTCAAATGGTTGGAATCAAAAAACTAAGATTGCTATTTTAGCAACAATTTGTAGCACACTGGTGACTTTTATCGTAGGAGTAGGCGTAATCACTTTATTAAAACATAAAGGACTTCGTTATGAAGAAATGGAATTGATTACTAGGCCCCAACATGTTCTCTTCATCTCTAGTTTATTAATTGGGACGATGGGAGCAACAATGGATATTTCCATTACACTCAGTACTGCCATGAATGAAATCGGTCAAAGACATAAGCAATTAACCCCTCAAGCATTGTATCAATCAGGGATACAAGTTGGATCTGATGTCATTGGTCCAATGATTAATATTATGTTTTTTTCTTATTTAAGTGGATCCATTCCTTTAATCCTTATTTTTTTAAGAAATGATATGTCCTTTAATTATACGTTTCCTATTTCTCTCTCGCTCGAAGTGACTCGCGCATTAATTGGAAGCATTGGGATTATCTTAACTATCCCCATTACCAGTTTCATTGCAAGTATTTTTCTGACAAGGAGGAATGAACATGAGTGTTAA